The Streptomyces sp. NBC_01255 genome window below encodes:
- the araA gene encoding L-arabinose isomerase yields MTLAQPDREIWFLTGSQALYGDDTLAQVADQSRAICDTLAGQPRMTVRLVWKPVLTDAAAIRAICLEANADDRCIGLIAWMHTFSPAKMWIAGLDALSKPLLHLHTQANRQLPWSTIDMDFMNLNQAAHGDREFGFVQTRLGVPRKTVAGHVSTPEVVDRIAGWARAAVGRSELTTLKLARFGDNMRDVAVTEGDKVEAQLRFGVSVNTYGVNDLVAVIDATDEDTVTALVKEYQDLYALTPELRPGGERHESLRYAARIEAGLRTFLTEGGFRAFTTNFEDLGGLRQLPGLAVQRLMADGYGFGGEGDWKTSTLLRALKAMAHGLPGGTSFMEDYTYDLTPGQELILGAHMLEVCPSLTTATPSCEIHALGIGGREEPVRLVFDADPGPAVVVGLADMGDRFRLVANHVDVVAPPEPLPKLPVARAVWRPRPDLRTSTEAWLTAGAPHHTVLTTALGAEELDDLAEMLRTELAVIDEGTTVRTFTRELRWNQAYHRLAQSL; encoded by the coding sequence ATGACGCTCGCCCAGCCCGACCGCGAGATCTGGTTTCTCACCGGAAGCCAGGCCCTCTACGGCGACGACACCCTGGCTCAGGTCGCCGACCAGTCCCGCGCCATCTGCGACACCCTCGCCGGGCAGCCCCGGATGACCGTCCGCCTGGTGTGGAAGCCGGTCCTCACCGACGCGGCCGCCATCCGCGCGATCTGCCTGGAGGCCAACGCCGACGACCGCTGCATCGGCCTTATCGCCTGGATGCACACCTTCTCCCCGGCCAAGATGTGGATCGCCGGCCTCGACGCCCTGAGCAAGCCCCTGCTCCACCTGCACACCCAGGCCAACCGCCAACTGCCCTGGTCCACCATCGACATGGACTTCATGAACCTGAACCAGGCCGCCCACGGTGACCGCGAGTTCGGCTTCGTCCAGACCCGCCTCGGTGTCCCGCGCAAGACCGTGGCGGGCCACGTCTCCACCCCCGAGGTCGTCGACCGCATCGCCGGTTGGGCGCGCGCCGCCGTCGGCCGCTCCGAACTCACCACCCTCAAACTCGCCAGGTTCGGCGACAACATGCGCGACGTCGCCGTCACCGAGGGCGACAAGGTCGAGGCGCAGCTGCGGTTCGGGGTCTCGGTCAACACGTACGGCGTCAACGACCTCGTCGCCGTGATCGACGCCACAGACGAGGACACCGTCACCGCCCTCGTCAAGGAGTACCAGGACCTCTACGCCCTCACGCCCGAGCTGCGCCCCGGCGGCGAGCGCCACGAATCCCTGCGCTACGCCGCCCGCATCGAAGCCGGTCTGCGCACCTTCCTCACGGAAGGCGGGTTCCGCGCCTTCACCACCAACTTCGAGGACCTCGGCGGCCTGCGCCAGCTGCCCGGCCTCGCCGTGCAGCGCCTGATGGCGGACGGCTACGGTTTCGGCGGCGAAGGGGACTGGAAGACCTCCACACTGCTGCGCGCGCTGAAGGCGATGGCCCACGGCCTGCCCGGCGGCACCTCCTTCATGGAGGACTACACCTACGACCTCACACCAGGCCAGGAACTCATCCTCGGCGCCCATATGCTGGAGGTCTGCCCCTCCCTTACGACGGCCACGCCCAGCTGCGAGATCCACGCGCTCGGGATCGGCGGACGCGAGGAACCGGTCCGACTCGTCTTCGACGCGGATCCCGGTCCGGCCGTCGTCGTCGGTCTCGCCGACATGGGCGACCGGTTCCGCCTCGTCGCCAACCACGTCGACGTCGTCGCCCCGCCCGAGCCGCTGCCCAAGCTCCCCGTCGCCCGGGCCGTCTGGCGCCCCCGTCCCGACCTGCGCACTTCCACCGAGGCCTGGCTGACGGCCGGAGCACCGCACCACACAGTCCTGACGACCGCTCTCGGCGCCGAGGAGCTCGACGACCTCGCCGAGATGCTGCGGACCGAACTCGCCGTCATCGACGAGGGCACCACGGTCCGGACCTTCACGCGCGAGCTGCGCTGGAACCAGGCGTACCACCGTCTGGCCCAGAGCCTGTGA
- the araD gene encoding L-ribulose-5-phosphate 4-epimerase AraD, with product MSTAVSKELRREVLEANLRIPRAGLATLTWGNVSGVDRQAGVFVIKPSGVAYDVLSEEDLVVVSLSDGSVMEGHLRPSTDTETHRSLYLAFPSIGGVTHTHSTHAVAFAQARRPIPVLGTTHADTFNGPVPVTAALTPQQCAMGYEYNTGQVIVDLLGRDDSRAREVPGALVAHHGPFTWGADATASLEHAIICEAVAEMALHTIALGTVEPPQHLLDRHFTRKHGPDAYYGNPSSA from the coding sequence GTGAGCACCGCCGTCTCCAAGGAACTGCGCCGGGAGGTGCTGGAGGCCAACCTCCGCATCCCCCGGGCCGGTCTGGCCACCCTCACCTGGGGCAACGTGAGCGGAGTGGACCGACAAGCCGGCGTCTTCGTCATCAAGCCCTCGGGCGTGGCCTACGACGTGCTGAGCGAGGAGGACCTGGTCGTCGTCTCCCTGTCCGACGGAAGCGTCATGGAGGGCCACCTGCGACCGTCCACCGACACGGAGACGCACCGGAGCCTCTACCTGGCCTTCCCCTCCATCGGAGGCGTGACCCACACGCACTCCACCCATGCCGTCGCCTTCGCCCAGGCCCGTCGTCCGATACCGGTGCTCGGCACGACCCACGCGGACACCTTCAACGGTCCCGTCCCCGTCACCGCGGCTCTCACCCCCCAGCAGTGCGCCATGGGCTACGAGTACAACACCGGCCAGGTCATCGTGGACCTGCTGGGCCGTGACGACTCCCGGGCCCGCGAGGTCCCCGGTGCCCTGGTCGCCCACCACGGCCCCTTCACCTGGGGCGCCGACGCCACCGCATCCCTGGAGCACGCCATCATCTGCGAGGCGGTGGCCGAGATGGCCCTCCACACCATCGCCCTGGGCACGGTCGAGCCTCCGCAGCACCTCCTGGACCGCCACTTCACACGCAAGCACGGCCCGGACGCCTACTACGGCAACCCTTCCTCCGCCTGA
- a CDS encoding endo-1,4-beta-xylanase, with protein MRSHATPPSTVRRKIGGLGAALIVGVLGSATVLVAPLPSHAAESTLGSAAAQSGRYFGTAIASGRLGDSTYTTIANREFNSVTAENEMKIDATEPQQGRFDFTAGDRVYNWAVQNGKRIRGHTLAWHSQQPAWMQNLGGSALRQAMNNHINGVMAHYKGKIGQWDVVNEAFVDGTSGARRDSNLQRTGNDWIEVAFRTARAADPAAKLCYNDYNVENWTWAKTQAMYAMVKDFKQRGVPIDCVGFQSHFNNDSPYNSNFRTTLQSFAALGVDVAITELDIQGASGTTYANVTNDCLAVPRCLGITVWGVRDTDSWRAEHTPLLFNGDGSKKPAYSSVLNALNSVSPNPNPTPTPSPGSGPIKGVASGRCLDVPGAVTTDGTQVQLWDCNNRTNQQWTHTAAGEIRVYGDKCLDAAGTGNGAKVQIYSCWGGDNQKWRLDSDGSIVGVQSGLCLDAAANGTANGTLIQLYSCWNSGNQRWTRT; from the coding sequence ATGCGTTCACATGCCACTCCCCCGTCCACCGTCCGCCGGAAAATAGGTGGCCTCGGCGCGGCGCTGATCGTCGGCGTCCTCGGTTCCGCCACCGTGCTGGTGGCGCCGCTGCCCTCACACGCCGCCGAGAGCACGCTCGGCAGCGCGGCGGCGCAGAGCGGCCGGTACTTCGGCACCGCCATCGCCTCGGGCAGGCTCGGTGACTCGACGTACACGACGATCGCGAACCGCGAGTTCAACTCGGTGACCGCCGAGAACGAGATGAAGATCGACGCCACCGAACCCCAGCAGGGCCGGTTCGACTTCACCGCCGGCGACCGCGTCTACAACTGGGCGGTGCAGAACGGCAAGCGGATACGGGGCCACACCCTGGCCTGGCACTCCCAGCAGCCCGCCTGGATGCAGAACCTCGGCGGCAGCGCGCTGCGCCAGGCCATGAACAACCACATCAACGGCGTGATGGCCCACTACAAGGGCAAGATCGGCCAGTGGGACGTCGTGAACGAGGCCTTCGTCGACGGCACCTCGGGAGCCCGGCGCGACTCCAACCTGCAGCGCACCGGCAACGACTGGATCGAGGTCGCCTTCCGCACCGCACGTGCCGCCGACCCGGCCGCCAAGCTCTGCTACAACGACTACAACGTCGAGAACTGGACGTGGGCCAAGACCCAGGCCATGTACGCCATGGTCAAGGACTTCAAGCAGCGCGGCGTGCCCATCGACTGCGTCGGCTTCCAGTCGCACTTCAACAACGACAGCCCCTACAACAGCAACTTCCGCACCACCCTCCAGAGCTTCGCGGCCCTCGGCGTCGACGTGGCCATCACCGAACTCGACATCCAGGGCGCCTCGGGCACGACCTACGCCAACGTGACCAACGACTGCCTGGCCGTCCCGCGCTGCCTCGGCATCACCGTCTGGGGTGTGCGCGACACCGACTCCTGGCGAGCCGAGCACACGCCGCTGCTCTTCAACGGCGACGGCAGCAAGAAGCCCGCCTACTCCTCCGTCCTCAACGCGCTCAACTCCGTCTCCCCCAACCCCAACCCCACTCCGACCCCCTCCCCCGGCTCCGGACCGATCAAGGGAGTCGCCTCGGGCCGCTGCCTGGACGTACCCGGTGCCGTCACCACCGACGGCACCCAGGTCCAGCTGTGGGACTGCAACAACCGCACCAACCAGCAGTGGACCCACACCGCCGCGGGTGAGATCAGGGTCTACGGCGACAAGTGCCTGGACGCCGCCGGCACAGGCAACGGCGCCAAGGTCCAGATCTACAGCTGCTGGGGCGGCGACAACCAGAAGTGGCGCCTCGACTCCGACGGATCCATCGTCGGCGTCCAGTCCGGCCTCTGCCTCGACGCCGCTGCCAACGGCACCGCCAACGGCACGCTGATCCAGCTCTACTCCTGCTGGAACAGCGGCAACCAGCGCTGGACCCGCACCTGA
- a CDS encoding glycoside hydrolase family 43 protein, translated as MTTPFGDPVLPGFRPDPSVCRVGADYYLVTSSFEWFPGLPVFHSRDLVNWRRLGSALDRPSQLDLDGCEPSRGLFAPTIRHHDGLFHLVCTLMDGPGHFAVTAADPAGPWSEPYWLEGEGFDPSLFFDDGPDGDGRAWFTAARVLDEAAGRTEIWMREYLPRERRLTGPEYVLWSGSRPGARWSEAPHIYKIDSTYLLLTAEGGTDVDHSVVAALADHVTGPYEGAPDNPVLPPATGPVTCTGHADLVQTSDGDWRAVLLGVRPGSAIGRETFLSRVTWNDGWPVFSPVDHTSPRRRLQDDFAALSTDWSTLRTPRASFWTTGDGIRLQLRPERLGERTVPSLLVRPQEQPDCDVSTELRFTPAAPDEQAGLAVVLDDDTHLLFLRTEEGLVLRHGPEVLAGAPVPRGPFAWECASGASATPSPTRRRTAPGRTWPPSQPRSSRRCSPASSSASTPPPTATRPRTTPTSRGSTSRTRAGPPGRRASTTRKCEPKQELAYERSSPYRNTFDRDYFVMALSTFLEGPFREASKAPFSGRIPETSPKHLTCSCSVSRLNPEDATAP; from the coding sequence GTGACCACGCCCTTCGGGGATCCCGTGCTGCCCGGGTTCCGGCCCGACCCGTCCGTCTGCCGGGTGGGGGCGGACTACTACCTGGTGACGTCCAGCTTCGAGTGGTTCCCGGGGCTTCCCGTGTTCCACAGCCGCGATCTCGTGAACTGGCGACGTCTCGGCTCCGCGCTGGACCGGCCGTCCCAGCTCGATCTCGACGGGTGCGAGCCCTCCCGCGGCCTGTTCGCGCCGACGATCCGCCACCATGACGGGCTCTTTCACCTCGTCTGCACGCTGATGGACGGCCCCGGACATTTCGCCGTCACGGCGGCCGACCCGGCCGGGCCCTGGTCGGAACCGTACTGGCTGGAAGGAGAGGGCTTCGACCCGTCGCTGTTCTTCGACGACGGGCCGGACGGCGACGGCCGGGCCTGGTTCACCGCCGCCCGTGTGCTGGACGAGGCCGCCGGCCGCACCGAGATCTGGATGCGTGAGTACCTTCCCCGCGAACGACGGCTCACGGGACCCGAGTACGTCCTGTGGTCGGGAAGCCGACCGGGTGCCCGCTGGTCGGAGGCTCCGCACATCTACAAGATCGACAGTACCTATCTCCTGCTCACCGCGGAGGGCGGTACCGACGTGGACCACAGCGTGGTGGCCGCCCTCGCCGACCACGTGACCGGCCCGTACGAGGGCGCCCCCGACAACCCTGTGCTGCCTCCCGCCACGGGCCCCGTGACCTGCACCGGGCACGCCGACCTCGTGCAGACCTCGGACGGCGACTGGCGGGCCGTCCTCCTGGGCGTCCGCCCGGGCTCCGCCATCGGACGCGAGACCTTCCTCAGCAGGGTCACCTGGAACGACGGCTGGCCGGTCTTCTCCCCTGTCGACCACACGAGCCCCCGGCGCCGTCTCCAGGACGACTTCGCCGCGCTCTCCACCGACTGGAGCACCCTGCGCACCCCACGCGCGTCGTTCTGGACCACCGGCGACGGGATACGCCTCCAGCTCCGCCCCGAACGCCTCGGCGAACGCACCGTCCCCTCCCTCCTGGTCCGCCCGCAGGAACAGCCGGACTGCGACGTCTCCACCGAACTGCGCTTCACCCCCGCCGCACCCGATGAACAGGCCGGCCTCGCCGTAGTCCTCGACGACGACACCCACCTCCTCTTCCTTCGCACCGAGGAAGGGCTCGTCCTCCGCCACGGGCCCGAGGTCCTGGCCGGCGCTCCCGTCCCCCGGGGCCCGTTCGCCTGGGAGTGCGCGTCCGGGGCTTCAGCCACACCTTCGCCCACGCGGCGCCGGACGGCACCTGGCAGGACCTGGCCACCGTCGCAGCCACGTTCCTCACGCCGCTGTTCACCAGCGTCCAGCTCGGCCTCTACGCCACCTCCCACGGCCACCCGTCCACGAACCACGCCCACTTCACGTGGTTCGACATCGCGTACCCGCGCCGGGCCTCCGGGGCGACGGGCATCGACGACCCGGAAATGTGAACCGAAGCAAGAACTCGCTTATGAACGAAGCAGTCCCTATCGAAATACTTTCGATAGGGACTACTTCGTCATGGCGCTCTCGACATTCCTTGAAGGACCCTTTCGAGAGGCCTCAAAGGCCCCATTCTCGGGCCGCATTCCCGAAACATCTCCGAAACACTTGACATGTTCCTGCAGTGTTTCCAGACTGAATCCCGAGGACGCCACCGCCCCTTGA
- a CDS encoding beta-glucosidase, translated as MTEPWRDPLLPASVRVADLLGRMTLEEKAGQLAGFWALPSNPGAPVAPMEDDSGEPAPGLDDIIEHGLGQLTRVYGTAPITAEAGMERLASLQRQVTEAGRFGIPALAHEECLTGFMTLGATVFPGPLAWGASFDSALIRRMAVAIGEGMRRVGVHQGLAPVLDVVRDYRWGRTEECIGEDPYLVGAIGTAYVQGLEGAGIVATLKHFAGYSASRGGRNMAPVASGPREFADVLVEPFVRALREGGARSVMNSYTDVDGVPVAADERLLTGLLRDELGFGGVVVADYYSVSFLESRHGVAGSRGAAGALALTAGIDVELPTARCYGEPLTALVRSGDVPEELVDRAAERVLLQKAELGLLDPDWEPVKPVPVDLDPPENRALARLLAERSTVLLANDGILPLRPCRVAVSGPYADDPHSFLGCYSFPNHVALPGAPGLEIPTLDEALTSAGFTVTAEDPEVNVLVLGDRAGMFGRGTSGEGCDAETLDLPGDQAALASAVLDSGVPTVLVLVSGRPYALGSLAERAAAVVQAFFPGEEGGTALARIISGAAEPSGRLPVSIPRQAGGQPGTYLHSTLGGHTDWSSVDPTPLFPFGHGLSWTSFTCSDLSVDPVAPTDGAVSVAVTVRNVGEVAGTEVVQLYLSDPEASVVRPRRWLAGFGRVELRPGEAARITFSVHADRTSFTGVDLRRRVEPGEIGVAVGRSSGDLPLQGSFTLHGPVRHPAAERVLSVPVEIVPVP; from the coding sequence GTGACCGAGCCTTGGCGTGACCCCCTCCTGCCCGCTTCCGTACGAGTCGCCGACCTGCTGGGCCGGATGACGCTGGAGGAGAAGGCGGGGCAACTGGCCGGCTTCTGGGCCCTGCCCTCGAATCCCGGAGCGCCCGTCGCACCGATGGAGGACGATTCCGGCGAACCGGCGCCGGGCCTCGACGACATCATCGAGCACGGTCTCGGCCAGCTCACCCGGGTGTACGGAACCGCGCCGATCACGGCGGAAGCCGGGATGGAGCGGCTCGCCTCACTTCAGCGGCAGGTGACCGAGGCCGGCCGGTTCGGCATCCCGGCCCTCGCTCACGAGGAGTGCCTGACCGGGTTCATGACCCTCGGGGCCACGGTCTTCCCCGGGCCGCTCGCCTGGGGCGCGTCCTTCGATTCCGCGCTCATACGCCGGATGGCCGTCGCCATCGGCGAGGGGATGCGGCGGGTCGGCGTCCACCAGGGGCTGGCTCCGGTGCTCGACGTGGTCCGCGACTACCGGTGGGGCAGGACCGAGGAGTGCATCGGTGAGGACCCCTATCTCGTCGGAGCGATCGGCACCGCGTACGTGCAGGGCCTGGAAGGCGCCGGCATCGTGGCGACGCTCAAGCATTTCGCCGGTTACTCGGCCTCGCGCGGCGGCCGGAACATGGCCCCCGTCGCCTCGGGGCCGCGCGAGTTCGCCGACGTGCTGGTCGAGCCCTTCGTACGGGCGCTGCGCGAGGGAGGCGCCCGGTCGGTGATGAACAGCTACACCGACGTGGACGGCGTCCCGGTCGCCGCCGACGAACGCCTGCTGACCGGACTGCTCAGGGACGAGCTCGGTTTCGGCGGCGTCGTCGTCGCCGACTACTACTCCGTCTCCTTCCTGGAGAGCCGGCACGGCGTCGCGGGGTCGCGCGGCGCGGCCGGCGCGCTGGCGTTGACCGCCGGAATCGACGTCGAGCTGCCCACGGCACGCTGCTACGGCGAGCCGCTGACCGCGCTCGTACGGTCGGGAGACGTACCCGAGGAGCTCGTCGACCGGGCCGCGGAGCGGGTCCTGCTGCAGAAGGCCGAACTCGGTCTGCTCGACCCCGACTGGGAACCCGTCAAACCCGTACCGGTCGACCTCGACCCGCCGGAGAACCGGGCACTGGCCAGGCTCCTGGCCGAGCGGTCCACCGTGCTGCTCGCCAACGACGGCATCCTGCCGCTGCGTCCGTGCCGGGTCGCGGTCAGCGGGCCGTACGCCGACGACCCCCACTCGTTCCTCGGCTGCTACTCCTTCCCCAACCACGTGGCGCTGCCCGGCGCCCCAGGGCTGGAGATCCCGACGCTCGACGAGGCACTCACCTCTGCCGGGTTCACGGTCACCGCGGAGGATCCGGAGGTGAACGTGCTGGTACTCGGCGACCGGGCGGGCATGTTCGGCCGGGGCACCTCGGGAGAGGGCTGTGACGCCGAGACCCTCGACCTGCCCGGCGACCAGGCCGCACTCGCCTCCGCTGTGCTGGACTCCGGGGTGCCGACCGTCCTGGTCCTCGTCTCCGGACGCCCCTACGCGCTCGGCTCGCTGGCGGAGCGCGCGGCGGCCGTCGTCCAGGCCTTCTTCCCCGGCGAGGAGGGCGGAACGGCGCTGGCCCGGATCATCAGCGGGGCCGCGGAGCCATCCGGGCGGCTCCCCGTCTCCATCCCCCGCCAGGCCGGGGGACAGCCCGGCACCTACCTGCACTCCACGTTGGGCGGGCACACCGACTGGAGCTCGGTGGACCCGACTCCGCTGTTCCCGTTCGGGCACGGGCTGAGCTGGACCAGCTTCACCTGCTCGGATCTCTCCGTGGATCCCGTCGCCCCGACGGACGGAGCCGTCTCCGTCGCGGTCACCGTACGCAACGTCGGCGAGGTGGCCGGGACCGAGGTGGTCCAGCTCTACCTCTCGGACCCCGAGGCGTCCGTCGTGCGACCGAGGCGATGGCTCGCCGGATTCGGCAGGGTAGAGCTGCGGCCAGGCGAGGCCGCGCGGATCACCTTCTCCGTCCACGCCGACCGGACTTCCTTCACCGGGGTCGACCTGCGCAGGAGAGTGGAGCCCGGAGAGATCGGCGTGGCCGTCGGACGGTCCAGCGGCGACCTCCCGCTCCAGGGCTCCTTCACCCTGCACGGCCCCGTACGTCACCCGGCGGCCGAGCGGGTGCTGTCCGTGCCGGTCGAGATCGTCCCGGTGCCGTGA
- a CDS encoding LacI family DNA-binding transcriptional regulator: MSEQRATLAVIAAEAGVSQATVSKVINGRSDVAPATRERIEGLLRAHNYLQPGRQNRARRSGLVDLIIGGLDSAWAVEILRGVEAECAQRGVGTVVSLVPPGEATPSSWSALPVMHHSDGVILVTASVTEAQRAQVERGGVALVVIDPIDLPDNGVPSIGATNWAGGLAATEHLLELGHRRIAAIGGRKEMLCSQARIDGYRAALERAGIEVDRDLIRFGDFQHEGGFRCAQELLALPDPPTAVFAGSDQQAMGVYEAARQAGLSIPQDLSVVGFDDLPMCEWLSPPLTTVRQPLEEMGRLAARALFQLLEDQPLVSPRMELSTELKVRVSTAPPRL, from the coding sequence TTGAGCGAGCAGCGTGCGACTCTGGCGGTCATCGCCGCGGAGGCAGGGGTCTCCCAGGCCACCGTCTCCAAGGTGATCAACGGCCGTTCCGACGTCGCGCCCGCGACCCGCGAGCGGATCGAGGGCCTGCTGCGGGCCCACAACTACCTCCAGCCCGGCCGGCAGAACAGGGCCCGCAGATCAGGCCTCGTCGACCTGATCATCGGCGGTCTGGACAGTGCCTGGGCGGTGGAGATCCTGCGCGGCGTCGAGGCCGAGTGCGCCCAGCGGGGCGTCGGCACCGTCGTGTCGCTCGTCCCGCCGGGCGAGGCCACACCGTCGAGCTGGTCCGCGCTGCCGGTCATGCACCACAGCGACGGCGTCATCCTCGTCACCGCCTCGGTCACCGAGGCGCAGCGCGCCCAGGTCGAGCGGGGCGGGGTGGCGCTGGTCGTCATCGACCCGATCGACCTGCCGGACAACGGCGTGCCGAGCATCGGCGCGACGAACTGGGCCGGCGGACTCGCGGCCACCGAACACCTGCTGGAGTTGGGGCACCGCCGGATCGCCGCGATCGGCGGGCGCAAGGAGATGCTCTGCAGCCAGGCCCGCATCGACGGCTACCGGGCCGCTCTGGAGCGGGCCGGGATCGAGGTCGACCGCGACCTGATCCGGTTCGGCGACTTCCAGCACGAAGGCGGATTCCGGTGCGCCCAGGAGCTGCTCGCCCTCCCCGATCCGCCGACCGCCGTCTTCGCGGGCAGCGACCAGCAGGCGATGGGCGTCTACGAGGCCGCCCGCCAGGCCGGACTGAGCATCCCTCAGGACCTCAGTGTGGTCGGTTTCGACGACCTGCCGATGTGTGAATGGCTGTCACCGCCGCTGACGACGGTGCGTCAGCCGCTGGAGGAGATGGGTCGGCTCGCCGCCCGCGCCCTGTTCCAGCTTCTGGAGGACCAGCCCCTGGTCAGCCCCCGGATGGAGCTCTCGACCGAACTCAAGGTCCGGGTCTCCACCGCCCCGCCCCGCCTCTAG
- a CDS encoding extracellular solute-binding protein has product MASTTPSRRSFLALAGLTTLSVALTAACGADESGGNLSADGKMTFEWWNIATTEPGKSLFPQISTAFTTAHPNIAINTTSLENEAFKSKLTATTSSGKLPDVYQTWGGGVLQQQVDAGLVEDLTDLLDWSSQLTPVSLQAYQIGGRTYGVPYDIGMVGFWYNKKLFAKAGITAPPVTWAAFLDDVKKLKAAGITPIALAGKEKWPGHYYWAYLAMRVAGLPALQKAATTKDFTGAGFVQAGAHLKELVDLQPFQQGFLGAGYATPGGQAATVGNGKAAMELMGQWGPSVQKDAGADLGADLGFFPFPTVDGGVGQATEVFGGGGGFALRKGAPKEALDFLKFFVLENESKLLASNGYLPVVKGAESQLTDANKKVVAESLVKATGFQLFLDQAYPPAVGQEVNDSVADLIAGKKTPEQVTASITEAAKSA; this is encoded by the coding sequence ATGGCCAGCACCACCCCGAGCCGACGCAGCTTCCTGGCGCTCGCGGGCTTGACCACCCTGTCCGTCGCCCTGACCGCGGCCTGCGGGGCCGACGAGTCGGGCGGCAACCTGTCGGCCGACGGCAAGATGACGTTCGAGTGGTGGAACATCGCCACGACGGAACCGGGCAAGTCCCTCTTCCCGCAGATCTCCACGGCGTTCACGACCGCCCACCCGAACATCGCGATCAACACGACCTCGTTGGAGAACGAGGCGTTCAAGTCCAAGCTGACCGCCACCACGTCCTCGGGCAAGCTCCCCGACGTCTACCAGACCTGGGGCGGCGGCGTGCTCCAGCAGCAGGTCGACGCGGGGCTCGTCGAGGACCTCACCGACCTCCTCGACTGGTCGTCCCAGCTCACCCCGGTCTCGCTCCAGGCCTACCAGATCGGGGGCCGCACCTACGGAGTGCCGTACGACATCGGCATGGTCGGCTTCTGGTACAACAAGAAGCTCTTCGCCAAGGCCGGGATCACCGCTCCGCCGGTCACCTGGGCCGCGTTCCTCGACGACGTGAAGAAGCTCAAGGCGGCGGGCATCACCCCGATCGCCCTCGCCGGCAAGGAGAAGTGGCCGGGCCACTACTACTGGGCCTACCTCGCGATGCGCGTCGCCGGCCTCCCCGCCCTGCAGAAGGCCGCGACCACCAAGGACTTCACGGGCGCCGGCTTCGTCCAGGCGGGCGCCCACCTCAAGGAGCTCGTCGACCTCCAGCCGTTCCAGCAGGGTTTCCTCGGCGCCGGCTACGCCACCCCGGGCGGCCAGGCCGCGACCGTGGGCAACGGCAAGGCCGCCATGGAGCTGATGGGACAGTGGGGACCGTCGGTGCAGAAGGACGCGGGCGCCGACCTCGGAGCGGACCTGGGCTTCTTCCCGTTCCCGACGGTCGACGGCGGTGTGGGGCAGGCCACCGAGGTGTTCGGCGGCGGCGGTGGCTTCGCGCTGCGCAAGGGCGCTCCGAAGGAGGCGCTGGACTTCCTGAAGTTCTTCGTCCTGGAGAACGAGTCCAAGCTGCTGGCCTCCAACGGCTACCTCCCGGTGGTCAAGGGCGCGGAGAGCCAACTCACCGACGCCAACAAGAAGGTGGTGGCCGAGAGCCTGGTCAAGGCGACGGGCTTCCAGCTCTTCCTCGACCAGGCGTACCCGCCCGCGGTCGGCCAGGAGGTCAACGACAGCGTCGCCGACCTCATAGCGGGCAAGAAGACGCCCGAGCAGGTCACCGCGTCGATCACCGAGGCTGCGAAGAGTGCCTAG
- a CDS encoding carbohydrate ABC transporter permease — protein MPSSLSTLAKERTEESVAVPPPPPARSRLSRWGAWASVAWFLVPALVLFLVFVLAPIVVAVWTGFFKWGGIGPMDDFVGFANYTKLFDDQVFLGDLWRGLYLIVLSITVQLPFALFTAVLLNQRLRGRAVYRMLFFAPYILSEVVTAVLFTMIFLPGAGMADHLAGLLGLEGLQGKWLADPSTVMPTLFVVMIWKYFGFHMMLFLAGLQSIPSEILEAASIDGAGAWQRFRHITLPLLGPTIRISVFLSIIGSIQLFDLVWVMTAGGPNHSSETMAIAMFQFGFKRYQVGYASAISVVLFMISLVFSLFYQRYVLRRDLSGAVTSGGGR, from the coding sequence GTGCCTAGCTCACTGTCCACCCTGGCAAAGGAACGGACGGAGGAGTCCGTGGCGGTGCCCCCGCCGCCACCGGCCCGGTCACGCCTGAGCCGGTGGGGGGCCTGGGCATCGGTCGCGTGGTTCCTCGTCCCTGCCCTGGTCCTCTTCCTCGTCTTCGTCCTCGCCCCGATCGTCGTCGCCGTCTGGACCGGCTTCTTCAAATGGGGCGGAATCGGCCCCATGGACGACTTCGTCGGCTTCGCGAACTACACCAAGCTCTTCGACGACCAGGTCTTCCTCGGCGATCTGTGGCGCGGACTGTACCTGATCGTCCTATCGATCACGGTGCAGCTGCCGTTCGCCCTGTTCACCGCGGTCCTGCTCAACCAGAGGCTCCGCGGCCGGGCCGTCTACCGGATGCTGTTCTTCGCGCCCTACATCCTGTCCGAGGTGGTCACGGCGGTCCTCTTCACGATGATCTTCCTGCCCGGCGCCGGCATGGCCGACCACCTCGCCGGCCTCCTGGGCCTGGAGGGCTTGCAGGGCAAGTGGCTCGCCGATCCCTCGACCGTCATGCCGACCCTGTTCGTCGTCATGATCTGGAAGTACTTCGGTTTCCACATGATGCTGTTCCTCGCCGGACTGCAGAGCATCCCGTCCGAGATCCTCGAGGCCGCCTCCATCGACGGCGCCGGCGCCTGGCAGCGCTTCCGGCACATCACGCTGCCGCTGCTCGGACCGACGATCCGGATCAGCGTCTTCCTGTCGATCATCGGGTCCATCCAGCTCTTCGACCTCGTCTGGGTCATGACCGCGGGCGGGCCCAACCACTCCTCGGAGACGATGGCGATCGCGATGTTCCAGTTCGGGTTCAAGCGGTACCAGGTCGGCTACGCCAGTGCGATCAGTGTGGTGCTGTTCATGATCAGCCTCGTCTTCTCGCTCTTCTACCAGCGTTACGTGCTCCGCCGGGATCTGAGCGGGGCCGTCACCTCGGGAGGTGGCCGATGA